A stretch of the Polluticoccus soli genome encodes the following:
- a CDS encoding aminotransferase class V-fold PLP-dependent enzyme — MAEFDQIAAAQQLHNNGDDVTEIEHYWQNVRLLFPLRKDWTYLNNGTMGPSPYPVVEAVQKGMMEGDQFGRYGGWETTSKKLAAFVGANEDEIALTHNVTDGINIGCWGVPLKKGDEVILTTHEHVGNAFPWLSRQRLHGIVLKTFTPASTADETLNRINALITKKTRVIAVPHIPCTQGQIFPVKDICTLAREKNIYSIIDGAHGPGMLHLDLHDMGCDTYASCTHKWMLGPKGTGFMYVRKDFQNILQAYFVGGGSDNAQWDMACHPVKMGEYANSAHRYYGGTQSLGLYKGVDAAIDFIETIGMDNIHKRIKSLGHYTQQRLLEFGDKIELLTPTEERSRCAVNGFRIKGIDNAKFYKDCMEKTVQIRTVGENGLNSLRVSTHIYNNKQDIDKLMDLIKKAV; from the coding sequence ATGGCAGAGTTCGATCAGATCGCTGCTGCCCAACAGTTGCATAACAATGGCGATGACGTAACCGAAATTGAACACTATTGGCAAAACGTTCGCCTGCTGTTCCCGCTCAGAAAGGACTGGACCTATCTCAATAATGGCACTATGGGTCCTTCACCCTACCCCGTAGTTGAAGCAGTTCAAAAAGGAATGATGGAAGGCGATCAATTTGGCAGGTATGGCGGCTGGGAAACGACATCCAAAAAACTTGCAGCTTTTGTAGGAGCCAATGAAGACGAGATTGCTTTAACACACAATGTAACAGACGGTATCAATATAGGTTGTTGGGGAGTGCCTTTAAAAAAAGGCGACGAGGTGATACTTACAACACATGAGCACGTTGGTAATGCCTTTCCCTGGTTGAGCAGACAGCGCCTGCATGGCATTGTGCTTAAAACATTTACGCCGGCATCAACAGCAGATGAAACGCTTAACAGGATCAATGCGCTCATTACCAAAAAAACACGCGTAATAGCTGTACCTCATATCCCTTGCACACAAGGGCAGATATTTCCGGTAAAAGATATCTGTACGCTAGCACGTGAGAAAAATATCTATTCTATAATAGATGGCGCACATGGGCCCGGTATGCTGCATCTCGACCTTCATGATATGGGCTGCGACACGTATGCCAGCTGTACACATAAGTGGATGCTAGGCCCTAAAGGAACCGGCTTCATGTATGTGCGAAAAGATTTTCAGAATATCCTGCAGGCATATTTCGTAGGTGGCGGCAGCGACAATGCACAATGGGATATGGCTTGTCACCCGGTAAAGATGGGAGAATATGCGAATTCAGCCCACCGCTATTATGGTGGCACACAGTCGCTGGGGTTGTATAAGGGTGTAGACGCTGCTATCGATTTCATCGAAACCATTGGTATGGATAATATCCATAAGCGCATTAAGAGCCTGGGCCACTATACGCAACAAAGGTTGCTTGAGTTTGGTGATAAGATAGAATTGCTAACGCCAACTGAAGAACGTTCGCGTTGTGCTGTTAACGGTTTTCGCATTAAGGGCATCGACAACGCCAAATTCTATAAAGACTGCATGGAAAAAACAGTGCAGATCAGAACAGTGGGTGAAAACGGCCTTAACTCGCTAAGAGTTTCTACACACATCTACAACAACAAACAGGACATTGATAAACTAATGGACCTGATAAAAAAGGCCGTCTAA
- a CDS encoding TerC family protein, with the protein MNLLLVLPDFSDPGVWISLVTLCFLEVVLGIDNVIFISIVAGKLPESQQAKARNIGLSLAMVFRVCLLLTINWIIGLKDPVVTIPAIFDKTAEPMALSWKDVILLAGGIFLIAKSTMEIHHKLQLDEPEETAAAKAGAGFMAVIIQIVLVDAVFSFDSILTAVGLVENVIIMIIAVLVSIGIMMLFSGPVMRVINSQPTLQMLALSFLVVIGVVLIADAFHQEISKSIIYSCLAFSLAVEMLNIQLRKRKQNIHLRDADRAEKMNE; encoded by the coding sequence ATGAATTTGCTTCTTGTTCTTCCTGATTTTTCAGATCCAGGCGTTTGGATCAGTTTAGTAACATTATGTTTTCTTGAAGTTGTACTTGGTATCGACAACGTGATCTTCATTTCCATCGTTGCAGGCAAACTTCCTGAAAGCCAGCAGGCAAAGGCAAGAAACATTGGTTTATCACTGGCTATGGTTTTCCGTGTATGCCTTTTACTTACCATCAACTGGATCATTGGTCTCAAAGACCCTGTGGTAACCATACCAGCCATTTTTGATAAGACGGCGGAGCCGATGGCGTTAAGCTGGAAGGACGTCATCTTACTGGCCGGCGGTATATTCCTGATAGCCAAGAGCACGATGGAAATACACCATAAGTTGCAACTGGACGAGCCTGAAGAAACAGCTGCTGCCAAAGCAGGTGCAGGCTTTATGGCTGTTATTATCCAAATCGTATTAGTGGATGCTGTGTTCTCATTCGACTCGATATTAACAGCTGTGGGCCTGGTTGAAAATGTGATCATTATGATCATCGCCGTGTTAGTATCAATTGGGATCATGATGCTTTTCTCCGGCCCGGTAATGCGTGTGATCAACAGTCAACCTACGCTGCAAATGCTCGCATTGTCATTCCTTGTGGTAATTGGCGTTGTGCTTATTGCAGATGCTTTTCACCAGGAAATAAGTAAGAGTATCATTTATTCCTGCCTGGCGTTTTCACTCGCTGTGGAGATGCTGAATATCCAACTACGAAAAAGAAAGCAGAACATCCACCTGCGAGATGCCGATAGAGCCGAGAAAATGAATGAGTAA
- a CDS encoding chitosanase yields the protein MITPAIKNKIEKVINAFETGRADGNYAGLVKYRDYRDPATRIYITQITYGRSQTTEFGNLKPLIQNYVNSNGTYAAQLKPYVNRIGRKPSLSTDTVFCNLLIEAAKNDPIMRDAQDQLFDSYYYLPALGWFNAMGFTLPLSLLVIYDSHIHSGSIPDFLRKRFPAVPPVRGGDEKTWIKQYVDTRHEWLRTHPNKILNNTIYRTTCFKKQMQDNNWDLAKPVKANGVLIA from the coding sequence ATGATCACTCCCGCCATTAAAAACAAGATCGAAAAGGTCATCAATGCATTTGAAACAGGACGAGCCGATGGCAATTACGCCGGACTCGTAAAATATCGAGACTATCGCGATCCAGCCACCAGGATCTATATCACGCAGATAACGTATGGCCGCTCACAGACCACAGAGTTTGGCAACTTGAAACCGCTGATACAGAACTATGTTAATAGTAATGGTACGTACGCAGCACAGTTAAAGCCTTATGTCAACAGGATAGGTCGCAAACCAAGTCTAAGTACTGACACCGTTTTTTGTAACCTGTTGATCGAAGCAGCAAAGAATGATCCTATAATGCGTGATGCTCAGGACCAGTTGTTCGATTCTTATTATTACCTACCAGCCCTGGGCTGGTTCAATGCAATGGGTTTCACACTGCCGCTCAGTTTATTGGTTATTTACGATAGCCACATTCACTCCGGCAGCATACCCGATTTTCTGCGCAAGCGTTTTCCTGCTGTGCCACCTGTACGTGGTGGCGATGAGAAAACATGGATAAAGCAATATGTAGATACAAGGCATGAATGGTTGCGTACGCATCCCAATAAAATACTCAACAATACTATTTACCGCACTACTTGCTTTAAAAAGCAGATGCAGGATAATAACTGGGACCTCGCGAAGCCGGTGAAGGCTAATGGTGTTTTGATAGCTTGA
- a CDS encoding hemerythrin domain-containing protein, producing MNNPVSILHEEHKLLIDAIEKTRQVQSIQDTTIYQALIHDMIVFFHNFTEMCHFPKEDKVLFPMVQGRTQRLDALFIDEMYSHHQDLEQFISEILDAYNMHDYRTVRLAMNKYLNELEDEIETEEREILSIADALLSVKESEAACKDFERHDERLGVIGTIKGNYRNFSDFTV from the coding sequence ATGAACAATCCGGTATCTATTCTTCATGAGGAGCATAAGCTACTCATAGATGCAATTGAAAAAACACGACAGGTACAAAGTATCCAGGACACAACCATCTACCAGGCGCTTATCCACGACATGATCGTATTCTTTCACAATTTTACGGAAATGTGCCACTTTCCGAAAGAGGACAAGGTGCTGTTCCCAATGGTGCAAGGACGTACGCAACGGTTAGATGCCCTTTTTATAGATGAAATGTATAGTCATCACCAGGACCTGGAGCAATTCATATCGGAGATACTGGACGCCTACAACATGCACGATTATCGTACTGTACGGTTGGCAATGAATAAATACCTGAACGAACTGGAAGACGAAATAGAAACAGAAGAAAGAGAAATACTCAGCATTGCCGATGCATTACTCAGCGTTAAAGAATCGGAGGCAGCATGCAAAGATTTTGAGCGCCACGATGAGCGTTTAGGTGTTATCGGCACCATCAAAGGTAACTATCGCAACTTTTCTGACTTTACAGTGTAG
- a CDS encoding T9SS type A sorting domain-containing protein, translating into MIKRLLLATATLLQVNSFAQCTDQVIATYTPTSACMGKDVQLNASTIPGATYSWAGPNSYTSAQQNDIIPAITFAGGGDYIVTATLGSCIYKDTVTVTPNTTPALPAATHNGPICEGDTITMMATNTPAVTYYFYWTGPDNFVALSITGQTVNITNASVVKSGIYKVIAEVPTTGCRSDTTYLNVVVDTLLIPNVFISSQDSLYTGPMNQVTFTANVSNAGANPTYQWVKNSVNIPGATNSTYTGITAVDFQHNDTIWVKVTADASAHCPQTSLSNRLRVRINLGVSDLSSAPSVDLYPNPNSGRFKLEGLTKNKPLSISIVNAIGQVVFATRITSATGSEDINIPNVANGIYQLQVRAEDETQNTRFSYQR; encoded by the coding sequence ATGATAAAACGTTTACTACTAGCCACCGCGACCCTACTTCAAGTCAACTCCTTTGCCCAATGCACCGACCAGGTAATTGCCACATACACTCCCACCTCTGCATGCATGGGTAAAGACGTCCAACTAAATGCAAGTACTATACCGGGCGCCACATATAGCTGGGCCGGCCCTAATAGCTATACATCTGCACAACAAAACGATATTATTCCGGCTATCACGTTCGCTGGGGGCGGCGATTATATAGTAACTGCCACTCTCGGGAGCTGCATATATAAAGACACCGTGACCGTCACTCCCAACACAACTCCTGCGTTACCGGCTGCTACCCACAACGGTCCCATTTGCGAAGGCGATACAATAACTATGATGGCAACAAATACCCCGGCTGTCACCTATTATTTTTACTGGACGGGGCCAGATAACTTTGTTGCGCTGAGCATAACCGGCCAAACTGTGAATATCACGAACGCATCAGTAGTAAAATCTGGTATTTATAAGGTGATAGCAGAGGTGCCGACAACGGGTTGTCGTTCGGATACAACTTACCTGAATGTTGTAGTAGATACATTGCTGATCCCCAACGTGTTCATCTCCAGCCAGGATTCCCTTTATACAGGACCGATGAACCAGGTAACATTTACAGCCAATGTATCAAACGCCGGTGCAAACCCAACGTATCAATGGGTGAAGAATAGTGTAAATATACCTGGTGCAACTAATTCAACTTACACAGGTATAACAGCCGTAGATTTTCAACACAACGATACCATATGGGTAAAGGTGACTGCAGATGCCTCTGCGCATTGCCCCCAAACTTCGTTGAGCAACAGGCTGCGTGTGCGGATCAACCTTGGAGTTAGTGATCTTAGTAGCGCACCGTCAGTCGACCTATACCCTAACCCAAACAGCGGCAGATTCAAACTTGAGGGACTAACAAAAAACAAACCATTGTCGATATCAATAGTTAACGCGATAGGCCAGGTTGTTTTTGCTACCCGGATAACGAGCGCAACTGGTAGCGAAGATATCAATATACCTAATGTAGCTAACGGTATTTACCAGTTACAGGTAAGAGCGGAAGATGAAACGCAAAATACTAGGTTCAGCTACCAGAGATAA
- a CDS encoding M1 family metallopeptidase — protein sequence MMRIVVLSAAALSLFFTSCKNRVVADNESAKTIDTTTARDRHTQSNADSVTMKHLDLDIAVDFAKKQIGGRATWDISNDKKASVLRLDTYDLTIDSVTADGKKVPHTMGAFVEHLGNALNIPITEQTKQVSIWYHTGAKATALQWLEPQQTLGKKQPFLYTQSESIYARSWIPAADGPGIRFTYSARVTVPKGLMALMSAENPQQKSADGVYTFKMDIPIPAYLMALAVGDITFRSIDARTGVYSEPNMADKAQYEFAEVGKMVNTAEQLYGPYRWGRYDALVLPPGFPIGGMENPKLTFATPTIIAGDRSLMNLIAHELAHNWSGNLVTNGTWNDFWLNEGFTVYFERRLTEAMTDKSYADMLWELGYQDLEHTVEDIGKDNKDTWLKLDLTGRDPDDGLTDIAYEKGALLLKLIENNVGRERMDTFLNKYFKEYAFKTITTEKFLNYLNENLIKGDKELEQKLNINAWVYGPGIPSNAPRVQPERFKAVDAARDAFLGGKAPAELGTAKWSTNEWLHFLRKMPKPMDKEKMATLDRQFKFTTSGNSEIAAQWYVMSIAAGYEAAYPAMEKFLSQVGRRKFLEPLYEEMMTTGKQDMAKSIYQKYRMNYHPLAQTTLDKLINKKS from the coding sequence ATGATGAGAATAGTTGTATTAAGCGCAGCTGCGCTCTCTTTGTTTTTTACGTCGTGCAAAAACAGAGTTGTTGCAGACAACGAATCTGCTAAAACGATAGACACCACTACCGCCCGCGATCGGCATACACAATCGAATGCGGATAGTGTAACGATGAAACATCTTGACCTTGATATAGCGGTAGACTTCGCCAAAAAGCAAATCGGTGGTCGTGCTACATGGGATATATCCAACGACAAGAAAGCTTCTGTTTTAAGGTTGGATACTTACGATCTTACAATAGACAGTGTGACAGCTGATGGCAAAAAGGTACCACACACAATGGGGGCCTTTGTAGAGCACCTCGGTAATGCACTCAATATTCCCATCACGGAGCAAACCAAACAAGTTTCTATATGGTACCATACCGGTGCAAAAGCTACAGCACTGCAATGGTTGGAACCGCAGCAAACATTGGGCAAAAAGCAGCCGTTCCTCTATACGCAGTCTGAGTCGATCTATGCACGTTCGTGGATTCCAGCTGCCGATGGCCCCGGCATACGCTTTACCTATAGTGCACGTGTTACCGTGCCTAAGGGTTTAATGGCGCTTATGAGTGCCGAAAATCCGCAACAAAAATCGGCCGATGGTGTGTACACATTCAAGATGGATATTCCTATTCCGGCATACCTGATGGCGCTGGCTGTGGGCGATATTACATTCCGCAGCATAGACGCGCGTACAGGTGTTTACTCTGAACCAAACATGGCTGATAAAGCGCAGTATGAATTTGCGGAAGTAGGTAAGATGGTAAATACTGCAGAGCAATTGTACGGTCCTTATAGATGGGGTAGATACGATGCGCTCGTATTACCTCCGGGCTTCCCGATAGGTGGTATGGAAAATCCTAAACTCACTTTTGCAACACCAACCATTATAGCCGGCGATCGCTCACTAATGAACCTGATAGCACACGAACTGGCACACAACTGGAGCGGTAACCTGGTAACTAATGGCACGTGGAATGACTTCTGGCTGAATGAAGGTTTTACAGTGTATTTCGAACGCAGGCTTACCGAGGCAATGACAGACAAGAGCTACGCAGATATGCTTTGGGAACTTGGTTACCAGGACCTCGAGCACACTGTGGAGGATATCGGTAAAGACAACAAAGACACTTGGTTGAAGCTTGATCTTACTGGTCGCGATCCGGATGATGGCCTTACTGATATAGCGTATGAAAAAGGCGCCTTGCTCTTGAAACTTATCGAGAATAATGTAGGCCGTGAAAGGATGGATACATTCCTGAACAAATACTTCAAGGAATACGCGTTCAAGACCATCACGACGGAAAAATTCCTCAATTACCTCAATGAGAATTTAATAAAAGGCGATAAAGAACTGGAGCAGAAACTCAATATCAATGCATGGGTATATGGCCCAGGTATTCCATCTAATGCCCCGCGTGTGCAGCCAGAACGTTTCAAAGCAGTAGATGCTGCACGTGATGCATTTCTCGGTGGTAAAGCTCCAGCAGAATTGGGCACAGCTAAATGGAGCACTAATGAGTGGCTTCATTTCCTGAGAAAAATGCCTAAGCCAATGGACAAGGAAAAAATGGCTACACTGGATAGACAATTCAAGTTTACTACAAGCGGGAACAGTGAGATAGCTGCACAATGGTATGTAATGAGCATTGCTGCCGGTTATGAGGCCGCTTATCCTGCAATGGAAAAATTCCTCAGCCAGGTCGGCCGTCGCAAGTTCCTCGAGCCGTTGTACGAAGAGATGATGACAACCGGCAAGCAGGATATGGCAAAAAGCATTTACCAGAAGTACCGGATGAACTACCATCCGCTGGCACAAACCACGCTTGATAAGCTCATCAATAAAAAATCTTAA
- a CDS encoding ABC transporter ATP-binding protein has translation MRDRINNSIVFMEPVITIHRLSKRYGEKQVLKDINLEIFPGQIIGYIGPNGAGKSTTVKILTGVIQDYEGDVMVAGKDLRAHVLDIKRIIGYIPELAELYDLLTPREYLTFIGKLYHLSDAVIQSRSEKMLDSFGLLANIDQRMDSFSKGMRQKVLITAGLLHNPSIVILDEPLSGLDANAVILVKELLQVLKQEGKAIFYCSHMMDVVEKVSDRIVLINKGEIIANGTISELRMETGESLEQIFAKLTSTDHPGRKADELAAAFSEQNNSAL, from the coding sequence TTGCGTGATAGAATCAACAATAGCATCGTATTTATGGAACCAGTGATCACGATACACAGACTGTCAAAGCGTTATGGCGAGAAACAAGTACTAAAGGATATCAACCTGGAGATATTCCCCGGTCAGATAATTGGGTACATTGGACCCAATGGCGCCGGCAAGTCTACCACTGTTAAAATACTCACCGGCGTGATCCAGGATTATGAAGGTGACGTAATGGTTGCCGGCAAAGATCTGCGTGCCCATGTTCTTGATATAAAAAGGATCATTGGCTATATCCCTGAACTGGCAGAACTATATGATCTGTTGACACCACGTGAGTACCTGACATTTATCGGCAAACTGTACCATTTATCCGATGCGGTAATTCAGTCACGTTCCGAAAAAATGCTCGATTCATTTGGCCTGCTGGCTAATATAGACCAACGTATGGATAGCTTTTCAAAAGGTATGCGCCAAAAAGTATTGATCACGGCAGGCCTCTTGCATAATCCTTCTATCGTTATCCTTGATGAACCTTTGTCTGGACTTGATGCCAATGCAGTGATCCTTGTAAAAGAATTGTTGCAAGTACTGAAGCAGGAAGGCAAGGCTATTTTTTACTGTTCGCATATGATGGATGTTGTAGAAAAAGTGTCGGACAGGATAGTACTGATCAACAAAGGCGAGATCATTGCCAATGGTACCATCAGCGAACTGCGCATGGAAACAGGAGAATCGTTGGAGCAGATATTTGCCAAGCTCACTTCTACCGATCATCCAGGCCGCAAAGCTGATGAACTTGCAGCTGCTTTTAGTGAACAAAACAATTCTGCGCTCTAG
- a CDS encoding gliding motility-associated C-terminal domain-containing protein yields MRKLPLYLLSCLLIVLSALPVETRANHGAGGEIIYEWISGSTYRVFFKFYRDCTGPGAPTTMPLCYKNSCNTTIYQAPMALYPGVIPPNVPNGSPVALGCSPTTYPTKCTNAASTIPGYEEWWYYADITLPFQCNNWTFYTYLFARNNSFNLTAATSTYFYTETTFDNTGTFEGNSSPYFSNKPIPYVCVNVPFQFNNGAVDPNGDSLSTDVQQPRDFPGGTCSSTPIAIPFSPQTPYPPIQLTSNPIQTANTFSLNAATGQMNFTAPVVGPWTLSIRTREYRGGVLIGSILRDVQVQVIGSCTAVPPVVTPVITTPGVQFVNGQIQGCAGQLIEFGWDLKSSNSNAIIIGEDNHNASIPAATTTYFNQRTDSVRGMFSWTPGINQSGLFTLTVTARDSTCDPPGILYTYINTIPIFIWPPTKANNDTSVCPGKAVQLSVTGGGNFLWNTVSGPGTLNNTTIASPVATAYAKTTYRVVSQQTSFCTKNADTVIIDMLPTPTFTPLTDILTCPGTPSTFDLNLQPIAGVTYNVKWFPATYLSSATAQTPTVTPQGDITYYVEIGATNNTCTGFDTVKVDVLDGFKILTPDTAICQGQSVKVNVIGDSRYTFTWTALNDGSGGTSISNMNDMAPTITPQITSPQTGPFKYQLKAMHPNCPHDSVASFDIEVQPNPTITLQEDAAMCHGDTMQLAATVTPAYKYTYDWTPGTALTASNIPNPIFKALATTTLKATASTSAGCKDDDDITLTVFPADFVFLSSDTAICPRDTAQLAMVGNGLKSFFWTPSTNISDVTSLLPTAWPAGTQLYTVYARDTNGCFDTARVKVTVKPAAIIDLPEKITLYPGDTYKMQPNGNALYYTWYPHVGLSKTDIANPEVRPDVNTRYIVKATTEFNCSVTDSIDIIVMPDSYIEVPNAFTPTHSKLKVLRVGEAKLKSFTVFDRWGVKVFETNNIDEGWDGQYKGETQPMGVYVYRVEAEAYSGRKINRQGNVTLIR; encoded by the coding sequence ATGAGAAAGCTTCCGCTCTATTTACTCAGTTGTTTACTGATCGTTCTCTCTGCACTGCCTGTCGAAACGAGGGCCAACCACGGCGCTGGTGGTGAGATCATTTATGAATGGATCAGTGGTTCCACCTATAGGGTGTTTTTCAAATTTTATCGCGACTGTACCGGCCCCGGTGCGCCAACGACGATGCCACTGTGCTACAAAAACAGTTGCAATACTACGATTTACCAGGCGCCGATGGCCTTGTATCCCGGTGTAATACCGCCAAACGTTCCAAATGGTTCACCGGTAGCCCTTGGTTGCTCTCCCACCACCTACCCTACTAAATGTACTAATGCCGCGAGCACCATCCCGGGCTACGAGGAATGGTGGTATTATGCAGATATCACTTTACCTTTCCAGTGCAACAATTGGACATTTTATACGTACCTGTTTGCACGCAACAATAGTTTCAATCTTACTGCTGCTACGAGTACTTATTTCTACACAGAAACAACATTTGATAATACGGGCACTTTCGAAGGCAACTCTTCACCCTATTTCTCTAACAAGCCTATCCCATACGTTTGTGTAAATGTGCCATTCCAGTTCAACAACGGCGCTGTTGATCCCAACGGTGACTCTTTGTCGACTGATGTGCAACAACCGCGGGATTTTCCCGGCGGCACGTGCAGTTCTACACCTATCGCCATACCGTTTTCACCACAAACACCTTATCCACCAATTCAGCTGACGTCCAATCCTATCCAAACAGCTAACACATTTTCGTTGAATGCTGCAACAGGACAAATGAACTTTACCGCTCCGGTTGTAGGTCCTTGGACATTATCCATCCGCACTCGCGAGTATCGTGGCGGAGTATTAATCGGTTCGATACTACGCGACGTGCAAGTGCAGGTTATAGGTAGCTGCACGGCCGTCCCTCCGGTTGTTACGCCTGTGATAACCACACCGGGCGTGCAATTTGTCAATGGCCAGATACAGGGTTGCGCAGGACAATTGATCGAATTTGGCTGGGATTTGAAATCGAGCAACTCAAATGCGATCATAATTGGCGAAGACAACCACAACGCCTCGATACCTGCAGCTACCACAACCTATTTCAATCAAAGAACAGACTCCGTACGTGGTATGTTTAGCTGGACACCAGGAATCAATCAGTCAGGCCTCTTTACGCTTACGGTTACAGCTCGCGACTCCACCTGTGATCCTCCTGGTATCCTGTATACCTACATTAACACAATTCCAATTTTCATTTGGCCTCCTACAAAAGCCAACAACGACACAAGCGTTTGTCCTGGCAAGGCTGTACAATTGAGTGTAACGGGTGGTGGTAACTTCCTGTGGAATACTGTGTCGGGACCGGGCACGTTGAATAATACCACAATCGCCTCTCCTGTAGCTACTGCATATGCCAAGACAACCTACAGAGTTGTCTCACAACAAACCTCCTTCTGTACGAAAAATGCAGATACAGTTATAATAGATATGTTGCCTACACCTACATTTACGCCACTGACTGATATCCTGACTTGTCCGGGCACTCCCTCTACTTTCGATCTGAATCTGCAACCAATTGCCGGGGTTACGTACAATGTAAAATGGTTCCCTGCTACCTATCTAAGCAGTGCTACGGCTCAAACGCCAACAGTAACACCTCAAGGCGATATCACTTATTATGTAGAAATCGGTGCTACTAACAATACGTGTACGGGTTTCGATACCGTAAAAGTGGACGTACTTGACGGCTTCAAGATACTGACTCCAGATACCGCAATCTGCCAGGGTCAAAGTGTAAAAGTCAATGTCATTGGTGATTCACGTTACACATTCACCTGGACTGCATTGAATGACGGTTCAGGCGGTACTTCTATCTCTAATATGAACGATATGGCGCCAACTATCACACCGCAAATCACGTCGCCGCAGACAGGTCCATTCAAATACCAACTGAAGGCGATGCATCCTAATTGCCCTCACGATAGTGTAGCTAGCTTCGATATAGAAGTGCAGCCCAATCCAACAATAACGCTGCAGGAGGATGCTGCTATGTGTCATGGCGACACCATGCAACTCGCCGCTACCGTAACACCTGCTTATAAATATACTTACGACTGGACTCCAGGGACAGCACTCACTGCATCTAATATTCCTAACCCGATATTCAAGGCGTTGGCTACTACTACGCTGAAAGCTACAGCGTCTACATCGGCAGGTTGTAAAGACGATGACGATATCACGCTGACTGTTTTCCCTGCAGACTTCGTATTCCTCTCTTCAGACACAGCCATCTGCCCTCGCGATACCGCGCAACTGGCAATGGTTGGCAATGGTCTCAAATCATTCTTCTGGACACCATCTACAAACATCAGCGATGTAACGAGCCTGCTGCCAACTGCATGGCCTGCCGGTACACAACTGTATACAGTATACGCACGCGATACAAATGGATGTTTTGACACTGCGAGAGTAAAAGTAACCGTGAAGCCGGCAGCCATCATTGATCTGCCCGAAAAAATAACACTCTACCCTGGCGATACGTACAAAATGCAACCTAACGGCAATGCATTATATTATACATGGTACCCTCATGTCGGCCTTAGTAAAACAGATATAGCCAACCCCGAAGTAAGACCGGACGTGAATACACGGTATATAGTTAAAGCTACAACCGAATTCAACTGTAGCGTTACAGACTCGATTGATATCATCGTTATGCCGGATAGCTATATTGAGGTACCAAATGCTTTCACACCAACACACAGCAAATTAAAGGTGCTGAGAGTTGGCGAAGCCAAACTTAAGAGCTTCACCGTCTTTGACAGGTGGGGAGTTAAGGTTTTTGAAACAAATAATATAGACGAGGGTTGGGATGGACAATACAAAGGTGAAACTCAGCCTATGGGTGTTTATGTTTACCGTGTAGAGGCAGAGGCATACAGCGGTCGCAAAATAAACCGGCAAGGAAATGTAACCCTGATTCGCTAA